One genomic segment of Acinetobacter sp. C26M includes these proteins:
- a CDS encoding alpha/beta fold hydrolase, whose amino-acid sequence MNSFESFWINCKDGYRLAAQFYPATDNSKPYPVLICPATGITKNFYHAFAEWLNQQGYSVLSFDFRGIGESLHGALKDSTASINDWGIYDIPAAIESLLDRTQAEKVIIVGHSAGGQLLGITSNYNKVAKVLAIAGSTGHVKGLKGKTKILAPLMFNVIFPVSSLIKGYGATQFIGMGENLPKNVAKQWAEFCSKPGYVMNAIGKTIFEDYHQEIQCPITSFWASDDEIATQANVKDLLRLYPNAKTKLIELNPQQHGYKQIGHMLMFKKSHQKLWPLMENELRI is encoded by the coding sequence ATGAATAGCTTTGAATCTTTTTGGATAAATTGTAAAGATGGTTATCGACTTGCTGCTCAATTTTATCCAGCAACAGATAACAGTAAGCCGTATCCTGTGCTGATTTGTCCAGCAACAGGCATTACCAAAAATTTCTATCATGCTTTCGCAGAATGGCTGAACCAGCAAGGTTATAGTGTTTTAAGTTTTGATTTCAGAGGTATCGGTGAATCTTTACATGGTGCACTTAAAGACTCTACAGCCAGTATAAATGACTGGGGAATTTATGATATTCCTGCTGCAATCGAGAGTTTATTAGATCGAACCCAAGCTGAAAAAGTGATTATTGTTGGGCATAGCGCAGGTGGACAGTTACTCGGTATTACCTCTAACTATAATAAAGTTGCTAAGGTATTGGCGATCGCTGGCTCAACAGGTCATGTTAAAGGATTGAAAGGAAAAACTAAAATTCTTGCACCTTTGATGTTTAATGTTATCTTCCCTGTTTCAAGCCTTATTAAAGGTTATGGTGCAACTCAATTCATTGGCATGGGTGAAAACCTACCTAAAAATGTTGCAAAACAATGGGCTGAATTTTGTAGTAAGCCAGGCTATGTCATGAATGCAATTGGTAAAACCATTTTTGAAGACTACCACCAAGAAATCCAATGCCCAATCACTTCTTTTTGGGCAAGCGATGATGAAATCGCGACACAGGCGAATGTTAAAGACCTATTACGCCTCTACCCGAATGCCAAAACTAAGTTGATCGAGTTGAATCCACAACAGCACGGCTATAAGCAAATTGGCCATATGTTGATGTTTAAAAAATCACATCAAAAGCTATGGCCTCTCATGGAAAATGAACTCCGCATTTAA
- the brnQ gene encoding branched-chain amino acid transport system II carrier protein gives MNQLRTGDIIALGFMTFALFIGAGNIIFPPIVAQQAGEHVWLAAFGFLITAVGLPVITIMALSRMKGSIEIISSPLGRFFSLLLTIVCYLSVGPLFATPRTATVSYEIGFAPYFGTSGSSLFIYSVVYFAFVTAVSLYPNKLLDTVGHVLAPLKIIALAILGIAAFAIPTGLISAPVNNYIASPVSEGFVSGYLTMDTLGALVFGIVIIQAIQSRGVTDAKLITKYAIIASLIAGVGLTLVYISLFKLGLGSHEVAPNAANGAIILHAYVQHAFGDYGSYFLTILIFLACMVTAIGLTCACAEYFTELTGLSYKLLVFILTGFSLLISNLGLTKLIAVSVPVLSAIYPPAIVVIMLSFFWKRWNNPSIVVGSVTAVAFLFGIIEAIKAAGFTQQLPTFIQHLPLNEQNLAWLLPSLIVLVFAIVIDRVTASKN, from the coding sequence ATGAATCAACTTCGTACAGGAGATATCATTGCTTTAGGTTTTATGACCTTCGCGTTATTTATTGGCGCAGGCAATATTATCTTTCCTCCAATCGTTGCTCAGCAGGCTGGTGAACATGTTTGGCTTGCCGCTTTCGGTTTCTTAATTACCGCAGTTGGTTTGCCTGTCATTACGATTATGGCCCTATCTCGCATGAAAGGCTCAATCGAAATCATCAGTTCCCCACTCGGACGCTTCTTTAGCCTGTTGTTAACGATTGTCTGCTATTTATCTGTAGGTCCACTATTTGCAACGCCACGTACCGCAACTGTTTCTTATGAAATTGGTTTTGCACCCTATTTTGGTACATCTGGCAGCAGTCTGTTCATCTATAGTGTTGTTTATTTTGCTTTTGTGACTGCAGTTTCATTGTATCCAAACAAACTACTCGATACTGTTGGTCATGTACTTGCACCTTTAAAAATTATTGCCTTGGCAATCTTAGGTATCGCGGCATTTGCTATTCCAACGGGTCTCATCTCAGCTCCTGTCAATAACTATATCGCTAGTCCAGTTTCTGAAGGCTTTGTAAGCGGTTATTTGACCATGGATACCTTAGGTGCACTGGTATTTGGTATCGTAATTATTCAAGCGATTCAATCACGTGGTGTGACTGATGCTAAATTAATTACCAAATATGCCATTATCGCAAGTTTGATTGCAGGTGTTGGACTGACGCTTGTGTATATCAGCTTGTTTAAACTTGGCTTAGGTAGCCATGAAGTTGCGCCTAATGCAGCCAATGGTGCAATCATTCTGCATGCATATGTACAACACGCATTTGGTGATTACGGATCTTATTTCTTAACGATCTTGATTTTCCTCGCATGTATGGTAACTGCAATTGGCTTGACCTGCGCATGTGCTGAATATTTTACCGAATTGACAGGCCTGTCTTATAAGTTGCTTGTTTTTATCCTAACTGGCTTTTCGTTACTGATCTCCAATTTAGGTTTAACCAAGTTAATTGCGGTATCCGTTCCTGTACTCAGTGCAATTTACCCACCCGCAATTGTTGTGATTATGCTCAGCTTTTTCTGGAAGCGTTGGAACAATCCTTCTATCGTGGTTGGCTCTGTCACTGCTGTTGCATTTCTTTTCGGCATTATTGAAGCGATTAAAGCAGCTGGATTTACTCAGCAATTACCAACATTCATCCAACATTTGCCTTTAAACGAACAAAATCTTGCATGGCTACTTCCATCGCTCATCGTTCTTGTTTTTGCAATTGTGATTGATCGCGTAACAGCATCTAAGAATTAA
- the map gene encoding type I methionyl aminopeptidase encodes MRASTVTIKTEQDLEKLRISGRLAAQVLEMIGPYIKPGISTEYLDDICNDYIVNTLQVIPANVGYHGFTKTTCISVNEEVCHAIPSAKKILQEGDILNIDVAVIKDGYFGDTSRMYFVGEPSPEAKKLVETTYEAMLAGIHTVKPGATLGDIGYAIQSVAHREGYSIVREYCGHGIGRIYHEQPNILHYGQKGQGMVLKKGMVFTIEPMVNAGKRHVRELNDGWTVITQDKSLSAQWEHMVAVTDDGFELLTPWPNGTGHYPTV; translated from the coding sequence ATGAGAGCTTCTACTGTGACCATTAAGACTGAACAAGATCTGGAGAAATTACGTATCTCTGGTCGTTTAGCGGCACAAGTGTTAGAAATGATCGGGCCTTATATCAAGCCTGGCATTTCAACTGAATATTTAGATGATATCTGCAATGATTATATTGTGAATACCTTGCAGGTGATCCCAGCCAACGTAGGCTATCACGGTTTTACCAAGACGACCTGTATCTCTGTTAATGAAGAGGTTTGTCACGCCATACCTTCTGCGAAAAAGATTTTGCAAGAGGGGGATATTTTAAATATCGATGTTGCTGTGATTAAAGATGGCTATTTTGGTGATACCAGTCGTATGTACTTTGTTGGTGAGCCAAGCCCCGAAGCGAAGAAATTGGTTGAAACCACTTATGAAGCGATGTTAGCGGGTATTCATACAGTGAAACCTGGGGCGACTTTAGGTGATATTGGCTATGCCATTCAATCAGTTGCACATCGTGAAGGTTATAGCATTGTGCGTGAATATTGTGGGCATGGTATTGGTCGTATTTACCATGAACAGCCAAATATCCTGCACTATGGTCAAAAAGGTCAGGGTATGGTCTTAAAAAAAGGTATGGTCTTTACCATTGAACCGATGGTTAATGCTGGGAAAAGACATGTAAGAGAGCTGAATGATGGCTGGACTGTAATAACTCAAGACAAGTCATTGTCTGCGCAATGGGAACATATGGTTGCTGTAACAGATGATGGTTTTGAATTGTTAACGCCATGGCCAAATGGGACAGGGCATTATCCTACTGTTTAA
- a CDS encoding LysR family transcriptional regulator, producing the protein MLTDLDDFYCFALVVEHGGFSAAERATDIPKSKLSRRVYNLEEQLGVRLIQRSSRHFAVTDIGMDVYRHAQVMMNAAQAAHDVVNHLSSQPRGVIKVSVPVDIAQNQMAKILPAFLKKYPEVRVQMMVSNRRVDVINEGIDLALRVRSKLDDDPNLVLRQFEAIEQRLFASQAYLNEFGHLNSPEQLAEHRIISMAEDHLDQQFLLTGPDHQQKKIKVNPVIMGSNLLMLAELATQNCGIALLPDSIAQDFVKSGQLVTVLPEWTAPHGIFHAVYPSRRGLLPAVRVFIDYLVEQLTQCSTKKKRD; encoded by the coding sequence ATGCTAACGGATTTAGATGATTTTTATTGCTTCGCGCTTGTTGTAGAACATGGTGGCTTTAGTGCTGCAGAACGTGCAACAGACATTCCTAAATCAAAACTCAGCCGTAGGGTTTATAATCTTGAAGAACAACTCGGTGTACGTCTAATCCAACGTAGTTCACGTCATTTTGCTGTGACTGATATTGGGATGGATGTCTATCGGCATGCACAAGTGATGATGAATGCAGCGCAAGCAGCGCACGATGTAGTCAATCATTTGAGTAGTCAGCCACGTGGTGTCATCAAAGTCAGTGTCCCCGTTGATATTGCTCAAAACCAGATGGCAAAGATTCTACCCGCCTTTTTGAAAAAATACCCTGAAGTTCGGGTGCAAATGATGGTCAGCAATCGTCGTGTGGATGTGATCAATGAAGGGATTGATCTCGCTTTACGAGTTCGCTCTAAGTTAGATGATGATCCGAACCTTGTATTGCGCCAATTCGAAGCGATTGAACAACGTCTTTTCGCCAGCCAAGCCTATTTAAATGAATTTGGTCATCTCAATAGCCCAGAACAGCTTGCCGAACACCGGATCATTAGTATGGCAGAAGACCATCTTGATCAGCAGTTCTTACTCACAGGTCCAGACCATCAACAGAAAAAGATCAAAGTAAACCCTGTAATTATGGGTTCGAATTTATTGATGCTAGCAGAATTAGCCACTCAAAACTGTGGAATCGCTTTACTTCCAGATAGTATTGCTCAAGATTTTGTCAAATCAGGTCAACTAGTGACTGTACTACCAGAATGGACTGCACCACATGGTATTTTCCATGCAGTTTACCCATCGAGACGCGGTCTATTGCCCGCTGTTCGTGTTTTTATTGATTATTTGGTCGAACAACTGACTCAATGTTCAACGAAAAAAAAGCGCGATTAA
- a CDS encoding guanosine-3',5'-bis(diphosphate) 3'-pyrophosphohydrolase, translating into MATLEQAIAFAAKQHSGQVDKANAPYILHPLRVMLNVPSTDHKIIAVLHDVLEDTETSIEDLQALGFQAHIIEAIIALTKLDGESRVEAAQRVAQNPLARVVKLADITDNMDLSRIPSPTTKDFERMKQYQQVRAILLAHNV; encoded by the coding sequence ATGGCAACATTAGAGCAAGCGATTGCATTTGCCGCAAAACAACATTCAGGCCAAGTTGACAAAGCCAATGCCCCTTATATTTTACACCCACTTAGAGTGATGCTGAATGTACCCAGCACGGATCATAAAATCATTGCTGTTCTGCACGATGTCTTAGAAGATACCGAAACAAGCATTGAAGATTTACAAGCGCTGGGATTTCAAGCACACATTATCGAAGCCATCATTGCGCTCACCAAACTGGATGGTGAGTCTCGAGTCGAAGCCGCTCAACGAGTCGCCCAAAATCCTTTGGCGCGTGTTGTGAAATTGGCAGATATCACGGACAATATGGACTTATCTCGCATTCCATCGCCAACCACAAAAGATTTTGAGCGAATGAAACAATATCAGCAGGTTCGGGCTATATTATTAGCCCACAATGTTTAA
- the grxD gene encoding Grx4 family monothiol glutaredoxin translates to MTEQARDTVALIRDQIAKHPVLLYMKGTPQFPQCGFSARAVEALSQIGRPFAYVNILENQDIRATLPQIANWPTFPQLWINGELIGGSDIMLEMFQNGELKPLVEQYSAAPEA, encoded by the coding sequence ATGACGGAACAAGCGCGTGATACAGTAGCGTTAATTCGTGATCAAATTGCGAAACACCCTGTTTTACTTTACATGAAAGGCACTCCACAATTCCCGCAATGTGGTTTTTCTGCTCGTGCAGTAGAAGCACTTAGCCAAATTGGTCGTCCATTTGCCTATGTAAATATTTTGGAAAATCAAGATATTCGTGCAACTTTACCTCAAATTGCGAACTGGCCTACTTTTCCACAATTATGGATTAATGGCGAGCTTATTGGTGGTAGCGACATCATGCTTGAAATGTTCCAAAATGGTGAGTTAAAACCATTAGTTGAACAATACAGCGCGGCTCCTGAAGCATAA